The Tenebrio molitor chromosome 3, icTenMoli1.1, whole genome shotgun sequence genome contains a region encoding:
- the LOC138127289 gene encoding C1GALT1-specific chaperone 1-like has product MFRFVTKSSFITGVLIGVFLAVLVKVSNRRPKTDSEPIPRPFDILQYNTWFKDKKLIRRQISFDSLRYGSDKYVLESSYLQTQVNVYCLVLVKSTKNANAVKQTWGKHCNKIQLLNITSDKMKIPIKRDKNDSLWVLLCKTLKAVPDDFQWILTVYDYTFVLVENLRLFLASLNPDNKYYLGHPVRFWSTIYNMGQAGYVLSRGSIRALKQKFNETESCSKTLTYRNQEDYYLGQNLASLNITPLDTRDKEGLSTFHPYNLYHVFFPGEDYYKFSVYPHKCCSRYSIAFQAIEGDKMYTYYYLLYTVQLFRDGHFGNKLPSKQFTDDEVWKQFLKERNVSENITSEQYYKIWENLVDDPTSFAKHMKHEDYFDYA; this is encoded by the exons ATGTTTCGTTTTGTTACAAAATCATCTTTCATCACCGGTGTTCTTATCGGCGTATTTCTGGCTGTGTTGGTTAAAGTCAGCAACAGACGTCCAAAAACAGATTCCGAGCCAATTCCAAGACCATTTGATATCTTGCAATATAACACGTGGTTTAAAGATAAAAAGTTGATACGACGTCAGATCTCATTTGATTCTTTACGTTATGGCAGCGACAAATACGTTTTGGAGTCATCGTATTTGCAAACTCAAGTCAACGTTTATTGTTTGGTTTTGGTCAAGAGtacaaaaaatgcaaatgCAGTCAAGCAGACCTGGGGCAAACACtgcaataaaattcaattgctcaATATAACCAgtgataaaatgaaaataccaATTAAAAGAGACAAAAACGACTCTTTGTGGGTTTTGTTGTGTAAAACTTTGAAAGCAGTACCTGATGATTTTCAGTGGATTTTAACAGTATATGATTACACTTTTGTATTAGTTGAAAATTTAAGGCTGTTTTTGGCTAGTTTAAACCCTGACAATAAGTATTATTTAGGGCATCCTGTAAGGTTTTGGAGTACCATTTACAATATGGGGCAAGCTGGATATGTTTTAAGTAGAGGAAGTATAAGGGctttgaaacaaaaatttaatgaaactgAGTCATGCTCGAAGACTTTAACATACAGGAATCAAGAGGACTATTATTTAGGCCAAAATCTGGCTTCACTTAATATTACTCCACTCGATACTAGAGATAAAGAGGGACTCTCTACTTTTCATCCTTATAATTtatatcatgttttttttCCTGGTGAAGATTACTACAAGTTCAGTGTATACCCACACAAATGTTGCAGCCGCTACTCTATAGCTTTTCAA gcAATAGAAGGTGATAAAATGTATACATATTACTATTTATTGTATACTGTACAGCTCTTCCGAGATGGGCATTTTGGCAATAAATTACCATCAAAGCAATTTACTGATGATGAG GTATGGAAACAGTTTTTGAAGGAGCGAAATGTGTCCGAAAATATAACATCAGAGcaatattacaaaatttggGAAAATCTCGTGGATGATCCAACTTCCtttgctaaacacatgaaaCATGAAGACTACTTTGATTATGCGTGA